One segment of Carya illinoinensis cultivar Pawnee chromosome 1, C.illinoinensisPawnee_v1, whole genome shotgun sequence DNA contains the following:
- the LOC122314196 gene encoding protein SEMI-ROLLED LEAF 2 isoform X5 → MGEHSHISMDFDNIISVTLENYMDLQNSTNTKEDGQYSQSEDQWVQGVLKAEEHGSSFPDISKKVPLLPNLMANPHLDPTMDTSKNPAYWSRVCLYNMARLAKEATTVRRVLEPLFHSFDVDNHWSPEKGVACSVLMYFQSLLEESGDNSHLLLSILIKHLDHKDVAKQPLIQINIVNVTTQLAKKAKQQASVAIIGAISDLIKHLRKCLQNSAEVSSCRDGSDKLNTDLHLAIEKCISQLSIKVGDVGPILDMMAVVLENIPTAAVVARTTVSAVLQTAKIISSIPNVSYHKKAFPEALFHQLLLAMSHPDPQTRVGAHNVFSMVLMPSLLCPWLDQNIKPSQAVSRIPSVGTLQKERSVRFSVQDEDTDTNEPKNVDVGEEVSQVSDVGLKQSVIDLSHDPSYSFKRAFTDGKTELICLRLSSHQVSLLLSSIWVQASSAENTPANFVAMGHAFNIALLFARSKTSGHAALVRCFQLAFSLRSISLDQEGGLRPSRRRSLFTLASSMLIFLAQAGNLPELIPIVKESLEDKTVDPYMELVDNIRLHAVSVQSDKEKILYGSQEDEVAASRSLAAIELDDQKLKETVMSHFMSKSAKLSEEELSSIKDELLHGFSPDDAYPLGPLLFMETPRPCSPLAQMEYRDIHEVIGALTDEEAFPETSGSQSGRRTSLSINTIDIINVNQLLESVLETARQVASVPVSSTPIPYDQMKSQCEALVTGKQQKMSVLHSFKDQKESDAIVLSGENEKKYHVLPIRTLESSDEDLKLMNKEPVQRYDQLVLCSLEYQQNSFRLPPSSPYDKFLKAAGC, encoded by the exons ATGGGTGAGCACTCCCACATCTCAATGGACTTTGATAAT ATCATATCAGTGACCTTGGAGAACTACATGGATCTCCAAAATAGCACCAATACAAAGGAAGACGGACAATATTCTCAATCTGAGGACCAGTGGGTTCAGGGAGTACTTAAAGCCGAGGAACATGGCTCATCTTTCCCTGATATCAGTAAGAAGGTTCCTTTGTTGCCGAACCTCATGGCTAACCCTCATTTAGACCCTACAAT GGATACTTCTAAAAATCCTGCTTACTGGTCAAGGGTTTGCCTGTACAATATGGCCAGATTGGCGAAGGAAGCCACAACAGTGCGGCGTGTGCTCGAACCCCTTTTTCATAGTTTTGATGTTGATAACCATTGGTCCCCAGAAAAAGGAGTTGCCTGTTCTGTTTTGATGTATTTCCAGTCACTTTTGGAGGAATCAG GAGATAACTCCCATCTCTTATTATCTATCCTGATCAAGCACTTGGATCACAAAGATGTTGCCAAACAACCTCTCATACAGATAAACATTGTCAATGTCACCACTCAACTTGCAAAAAAAGCAAAGCAACAGGCCTCGGTTGCAATCATTGGTGCAATATCGGACCTGATCAAACATTTACGGAAGTGCCTTCAAAATTCAGCTGAAGTGTCCAGCTGTAGAGATGGTTCAGATAAATTGAACACCGATCTTCATTTGGCTATAGAAAAATGCATTTCACAGCTGTCAATTAAG GTCGGAGACGTGGGACCCATTCTTGATATGATGGCTGTGGTGCTTGAGAATATCCCAACAGCTGCTGTTGTGGCTAGAACAACGGTCTCTGCTGTACTTCAGACTGCAAAGATTATCTCCTCCATCCCTAATGTCTCATATCACAAGAAG GCTTTTCCTGAAGCTCTGTTTCACCAACTGCTCCTAGCAATGTCCCACCCAGACCCTCAAACACGAGTTGGGGCACACAATGTTTTCTCAATGGTTCTTATGCCATCACTTCTTTGTCCTTGGCTAGACCAGAATATTAAACCTTCACAAGCAGTTTCTAGGATTCCCTCTGTTGGTACATTGCAGAAGGAAAGGAGCGTAAGATTTTCCGTGCAGGATGAAGATACAGACACCAATGAACCCAAGAATGTTGACGTGGGGGAGGAAGTGAGTCAAGTATCAGATGTAGGTTTGAAACAATCTGTAATTGATCTATCACATGATCCTTCCTACAGCTTCAAGCGTGCTTTTACTGATGGAAAAACA GAGCTAATCTGCCTTCGATTGAGCAGTCATCAAGTCAGTCTTTTGCTTTCATCGATATGGGTTCAGGCATCATCTGCAGAGAACACCCCTGCAAATTTTGTGGCAATGGGTCATGCATTTAACATTGCTTTGCTTTTTGCACGATCTAAG ACCTCCGGTCATGCTGCTCTAGTAAGATGTTTCCAGCTGGCATTCTCCCTTAGAAGCATCTCTCTGGATCAAGAAG GAGGTCTACGACCATCTCGCCGAAGGAGTCTCTTTACCTTGGCATCATCAATGCTTATATTTTTGGCCCAGGCAGGCAATCTTCCAGAGCTAATTCCCATTGTTAAAGAATCTTTGGAAGACAAAACA GTGGATCCTTACATGGAGTTGGTTGACAATATCCGACTACATGCTGTCTCTGTACAGTCTGATAAGGAGAAGATATTATATGGATCACAGGAAGATGAAGTTGCTGCATCTAGATCTCTTGCAGCTATCGAATTAGATGATCAAAAGTTGAAAGAAACTGTTATGTCACACTTCATGTCTAAATCTGCAAAATTGTCGGAG GAAGAGTTGTCAAGCATAAAGGATGAACTTTTACATGGATTTTCCCCTGATGATGCGTATCCCTTAGGGCCCCTATTGTTTATGGAGACCCCACGGCCTTGTTCTCCTCTTGCCCAGATGGAGTATCGTGATATCCATGAG GTCATTGGAGCCTTGACAGATGAGGAAGCCTTTCCTGAAACAAGTGGAAGTCAGTCGGGTCGCAGGACATCTCTCTCCATTAATACCATTGACATTATAAATGTTAATCAGCTTTTGGAATCA GTTTTGGAGACAGCTCGACAAGTTGCTAGTGTCCCAGTTTCCTCGACACCCATACCTTATGACCAAATGAAGAGCCAGTGTGAAGCTCTTGTAACGGGGAAACAGCAGAAGATGTCAGTGCTTCATAGTTTCAAAGATCAAAAAGAGTCCGATGCAATAGTTCTGTCTggtgaaaatgaaaagaaataccATGTTTTACCAATCAGG